A DNA window from Streptomyces sp. 71268 contains the following coding sequences:
- a CDS encoding type I polyketide synthase, with the protein MVNEEKLVEYLKRVSAELHDTRQRLREVEERSQEPIAVVGMACQFPGGARTPEEYWELIVSGVDAIGDFPTDRGWDLENLYHPDPGHYGTSSVNQGGFLYDMDRFDAAFFGISPREALAMDPQQRLLLHTAWEALERAGIDPFTLKGTRTGVYAGISGQDYLSRTMRIPEGFEGYATTGVLPSLLTGRVAYTLGLEGPAVTVDTACSASLVAMHLACQALRQGECTLALAGGVNAMATPLMFTEFSRQRALAPDGRCKSFDAAADGTGFSEGVGLVVLERLSEAQRNGHRVLAVIRGSAINQDGASNGLTAPSDVAQERVIGQALANARLGPSDVDAVEAHGTGTALGDPIEAEALMATYGQERHPDRPLWLGSVKTHIGHTHAAAGVAGVIKMVMALRHGLLPGNLHLHQPTPHVEWDDTAVRLLTEHVPWEQHGRPRRAGVSSFGISGTNAHLILEQAPEPTPATDPTPEPTTSTVPDAPLPWVLSARTADALRDQAAALLRRVTAAPDLSPRDVGWSLVTTRAAFEHRATAVAPDRESLIAALTALASGDTHPQLIHPSHPTVGGVGPVLVFPGQGSQWVGMGAGLLESSAVFAARVGKCERALAPYVDWSLTEVLRGGVDAADLGRVDVVQPVLWAVMVSLAAVWADQGVKPAAVVGHSQGEIAAAVVAGALSLEDGAKVVALRSKALRRLAGGGAMASLALSQDKAEEFLTGLGDDAAGVGIAAVNGPGSAVVSGPPELVQRAVSALEASGGRARLIDVDYASHSPQVDEIADELHEVLAGISPSQGEVAFYSTVTAERIDTTTLDTAYWVTNLREQVRFADAVRQLLADGHRVFIEASTHPVLTVGLQESFDEAGVEAAAVPTLRREHGGLEQLAHSVAHAYAAGVAVDWTRWFAGEPAPSVVDLPTYAFQRERFWLDGHSGETGRGGDPADLGLASAGHPLLGAAVELADESSRLLTGRLSAQSPSWLAEHVVAGSVLVPGVALVEWALRAADEVGSGGLDELALQVPLVLPASGGVRVQVVVGEAGADARRDVRIYSRSDGESADPWLCHAEGVLGPPADAATRGEGLGGVWPPAGAEPVDLTDFYERSAAAGYAYGPAFQGVRAAWRLGEDVYAEVELPEAAGERDGFAIHPALLDAVMQPTLLFDATDTATGTADPAAGEGQVWMPFSWSAASLWAAEASSVRVRLSPRPGGAAGERSLGLTVADAVGAPVLSADSVVLRRADVGQVRAARGRGADDLYALEWTPLSVPAAGTRPAAPALAVLGDDPYQLASSRLPDGGSPVVYDDIAALVARCEAGAPAPTVALLSVPASGAEGAELAAAGLAATRRVLEVAQEWLAAPRLADAHLVVVTRGAVAEGEPGGGSGAVDERWVDAAGAAVWGLVRSAQAENPGRLVLLDLAPNAVVTPDAVAGAARDAVAAGEWQVALRAGRVLVPRLVRADAASELVPPAGERAWRLAAHSTGTVEHVTAAACPEALAPLAPGQVRVDVRAAGVNFRDALIALGMYPGGATFAGSEGAGVVVEVGDDATGLAVGDRVFGLFEGAFGSLAVADSRMVAAVPDEWGFTQAASVPVAFLTAWYGLVELGGLVAGESVLVHAAAGGVGMAAVQVARHVGAEVYATASPGKHEVLEGLGIDAAHRANSREVGFEAAVRDATGGRGVDVVLNSLAGEFVDASLRLLADGGRFVEMGKTDLRDPERLAVDHPGVRYTPFDLLADAGPDRIAAMLGTLRKLFADGVLAPLPSRVWPLARARQALRHLSQARHTGKLVLDVPATLDPEGTILITGGTGTLGAHVAEHLARTGRVRHLLLVSRSGPQAPGAGELVERLASAGASAQVVAADVTDLATVQDLVTGIDPAHPLTGVIHTAGVLDDAMFPSQDAERLARVWDAKATAAAHLHAAARDLRLGMFVLFSSFASALGTPGQANYAAANAFCDALAAHRRAIGLPGLSLAWGLWADTSGLTARLAAADYARIGRLGIRANSTEQGLAMLDAACAHGQPQLLALRLDRRALAGQPTEGLPAPLRALAAAGAGAPRRIAAAAHGSADLAGQLRGLPASEQHRTLLGLVRTHAATVLGHADSGTVQPDTSFKELGFDSLTAVELRNRLSAATGLRLPAALVFDHPEPAALARHLLDQLDLGGAPPTSGDTGGPLFAELARLEGALTGDAVAGLDAGAVTARLETLLAKWKARSAPVEEEAAADMLHTASADELVSFIDNELGLS; encoded by the coding sequence ATGGTGAACGAAGAGAAGCTGGTCGAGTACCTCAAGCGCGTCTCCGCCGAACTGCACGACACGCGTCAGCGGTTGCGCGAGGTCGAGGAGCGGTCCCAGGAGCCGATCGCCGTGGTGGGCATGGCTTGCCAGTTCCCCGGTGGGGCCCGCACGCCCGAGGAGTACTGGGAACTCATCGTCTCCGGTGTGGACGCGATCGGCGACTTCCCGACCGACCGAGGGTGGGACCTGGAGAACCTCTACCACCCGGACCCGGGCCACTACGGAACCAGCTCGGTCAACCAGGGCGGGTTCCTCTACGACATGGACCGGTTCGACGCCGCCTTCTTCGGCATCAGCCCGCGCGAGGCGCTGGCCATGGACCCGCAGCAACGCCTCCTGCTGCACACCGCGTGGGAAGCGCTGGAGCGGGCCGGAATCGACCCGTTCACGCTCAAGGGGACGCGGACGGGCGTCTACGCCGGCATATCCGGCCAGGACTACCTGTCCCGCACCATGCGCATCCCCGAGGGCTTCGAGGGTTACGCCACCACGGGCGTACTGCCCAGCCTGCTGACCGGCCGCGTCGCGTACACCCTGGGCCTGGAGGGCCCGGCCGTCACCGTCGACACCGCCTGCTCCGCATCGCTGGTCGCCATGCACCTCGCCTGCCAGGCGCTGCGCCAGGGTGAGTGCACCCTCGCCCTGGCCGGCGGGGTCAACGCCATGGCCACACCGCTGATGTTCACCGAGTTCTCCCGCCAGCGCGCCCTCGCCCCCGACGGGCGCTGCAAGTCCTTCGACGCGGCCGCCGACGGCACCGGCTTCTCCGAGGGCGTCGGTCTGGTCGTCCTGGAACGGCTCTCTGAGGCGCAGCGCAACGGCCACCGCGTGCTCGCCGTCATCCGTGGCTCGGCCATCAACCAGGACGGCGCCAGCAACGGCCTCACCGCGCCCAGCGACGTCGCCCAGGAGCGCGTCATCGGCCAGGCGCTGGCCAACGCCCGGCTGGGCCCGTCCGACGTGGACGCCGTCGAGGCGCACGGCACCGGCACGGCCCTCGGCGACCCCATCGAGGCCGAGGCGCTCATGGCCACCTACGGGCAGGAACGGCACCCCGACCGCCCGCTCTGGCTGGGCTCCGTCAAGACACACATCGGCCACACCCACGCGGCAGCCGGTGTCGCCGGCGTCATCAAGATGGTGATGGCCCTGCGTCACGGCCTGCTGCCGGGCAACCTCCACCTCCACCAGCCCACCCCGCACGTCGAATGGGACGACACGGCGGTCCGGCTGCTGACCGAACACGTCCCGTGGGAGCAGCACGGCCGCCCGCGCCGGGCCGGCGTCTCCTCGTTCGGCATCTCCGGTACGAACGCCCACCTCATCCTGGAGCAGGCACCCGAGCCGACACCCGCGACGGACCCGACGCCCGAGCCGACCACTTCGACGGTCCCCGACGCCCCGCTGCCCTGGGTGCTCTCGGCCCGCACCGCCGACGCCCTCCGCGACCAGGCCGCGGCACTGCTGCGCAGGGTGACCGCCGCCCCCGACCTCTCCCCGCGCGACGTGGGGTGGTCCCTGGTGACCACACGCGCGGCCTTCGAGCACCGGGCCACCGCCGTGGCCCCCGACCGCGAATCCCTCATCGCGGCCCTGACCGCCCTGGCCTCCGGCGACACCCATCCCCAGCTCATCCACCCCTCGCACCCCACCGTCGGCGGTGTGGGCCCGGTGTTGGTCTTCCCGGGGCAGGGTTCGCAGTGGGTGGGGATGGGTGCGGGGTTGTTGGAGTCGTCTGCGGTGTTCGCGGCGCGGGTGGGTAAGTGTGAGCGGGCGCTCGCGCCCTACGTGGACTGGTCGCTGACCGAGGTATTGCGGGGTGGGGTAGACGCGGCTGACCTGGGTCGGGTTGATGTGGTGCAGCCGGTGTTGTGGGCGGTGATGGTGTCGTTGGCCGCGGTGTGGGCTGATCAGGGTGTGAAGCCTGCTGCTGTGGTGGGTCATAGTCAGGGTGAGATAGCGGCTGCTGTGGTTGCTGGTGCGCTGTCGTTGGAGGACGGTGCGAAGGTGGTGGCGCTGCGGAGCAAGGCACTACGCCGCCTTGCCGGTGGCGGCGCCATGGCCTCGCTCGCGTTGAGCCAAGACAAGGCCGAAGAGTTCCTGACCGGCCTCGGCGACGACGCGGCGGGTGTGGGTATCGCGGCCGTCAACGGGCCGGGGTCGGCGGTGGTTTCCGGTCCACCTGAGCTGGTTCAGCGTGCCGTTTCCGCGCTGGAGGCGTCAGGTGGGCGGGCTCGCCTGATTGACGTGGACTACGCCTCGCACAGTCCACAAGTTGACGAGATCGCCGATGAACTCCACGAGGTGTTGGCGGGTATCAGCCCGTCCCAGGGTGAGGTGGCGTTCTACTCCACCGTCACTGCCGAACGTATCGACACCACCACCCTGGACACCGCCTACTGGGTGACCAACCTGCGCGAGCAGGTCCGCTTCGCCGACGCCGTACGCCAGCTCCTGGCCGACGGCCACCGCGTCTTCATCGAGGCCAGCACCCACCCTGTCCTGACCGTCGGGCTCCAGGAATCCTTCGACGAAGCCGGAGTCGAAGCCGCCGCCGTACCGACTCTCCGCCGCGAGCACGGCGGATTGGAGCAGTTGGCGCACTCCGTGGCACACGCGTACGCGGCCGGCGTGGCTGTGGACTGGACCCGCTGGTTCGCGGGTGAACCCGCGCCGAGCGTGGTGGATCTGCCGACGTACGCGTTCCAGCGGGAGCGGTTCTGGCTGGACGGGCACAGCGGGGAGACCGGGCGCGGTGGCGACCCGGCCGATCTGGGGTTGGCCTCGGCCGGGCACCCGTTGCTCGGGGCGGCCGTGGAACTGGCCGACGAGAGTTCCCGCCTGTTGACCGGACGGCTGTCCGCACAGTCGCCGTCGTGGCTGGCCGAACATGTCGTGGCCGGCAGCGTGTTGGTGCCCGGGGTGGCGCTGGTGGAGTGGGCGCTGCGGGCCGCGGACGAGGTGGGCAGCGGTGGGTTGGACGAGCTGGCGCTCCAGGTGCCCCTGGTGTTGCCCGCCTCCGGTGGCGTTCGGGTGCAGGTCGTGGTGGGGGAGGCCGGCGCGGACGCGCGGCGTGACGTACGGATCTACTCGCGTTCGGACGGGGAGTCCGCCGACCCCTGGCTGTGCCATGCCGAGGGCGTGCTCGGCCCGCCGGCGGACGCGGCGACGCGGGGCGAGGGGCTGGGTGGTGTCTGGCCGCCGGCCGGCGCTGAACCGGTGGACCTGACCGACTTCTACGAGCGGTCGGCGGCGGCCGGTTACGCCTACGGCCCGGCGTTCCAGGGGGTGCGAGCCGCCTGGCGCCTCGGCGAGGACGTGTACGCGGAGGTGGAGCTGCCCGAGGCGGCGGGGGAGCGGGACGGGTTCGCGATTCACCCGGCGCTGCTCGACGCCGTCATGCAGCCGACTCTTCTGTTCGACGCCACCGATACCGCCACCGGTACCGCCGACCCGGCTGCCGGTGAGGGCCAGGTGTGGATGCCCTTCTCCTGGAGCGCGGCGTCCCTGTGGGCCGCCGAGGCCAGCTCCGTACGGGTGCGCCTCTCGCCGCGTCCCGGCGGGGCGGCGGGGGAGCGGTCGCTGGGCCTGACCGTGGCCGACGCCGTGGGCGCGCCCGTGCTCAGCGCCGACTCCGTGGTGCTGCGACGCGCCGACGTCGGTCAGGTGCGCGCCGCGCGTGGGCGCGGCGCGGACGACCTGTACGCGCTGGAGTGGACGCCGCTGTCGGTACCGGCGGCTGGGACGCGGCCGGCCGCTCCCGCGCTGGCGGTACTCGGTGACGACCCGTACCAACTCGCCAGTTCGCGCTTGCCCGACGGCGGGTCGCCCGTGGTGTACGACGACATCGCGGCGTTGGTGGCGCGGTGTGAGGCCGGCGCGCCGGCGCCCACGGTCGCGCTGCTGAGCGTCCCCGCCTCCGGCGCGGAGGGCGCGGAACTCGCCGCCGCGGGGCTGGCCGCGACGCGCCGGGTCCTTGAGGTCGCGCAGGAGTGGCTGGCCGCGCCGCGGCTCGCCGACGCGCACCTGGTCGTGGTGACGCGGGGCGCGGTCGCCGAGGGCGAGCCGGGTGGCGGCAGTGGGGCCGTGGACGAGCGGTGGGTGGACGCGGCCGGCGCCGCCGTGTGGGGCCTGGTGCGCAGCGCGCAGGCCGAGAACCCCGGCCGGCTGGTCTTGCTCGACCTGGCCCCGAACGCCGTGGTGACCCCGGACGCCGTGGCGGGCGCCGCCCGGGACGCGGTGGCCGCTGGCGAGTGGCAGGTGGCGCTGCGCGCCGGGCGCGTGCTCGTACCCCGCCTCGTACGGGCCGACGCGGCCAGCGAGCTGGTACCGCCAGCCGGCGAGCGGGCCTGGCGGCTGGCCGCCCACTCCACCGGCACGGTGGAGCACGTGACGGCGGCGGCCTGCCCCGAGGCGTTGGCGCCGCTCGCGCCGGGACAGGTACGCGTTGACGTACGCGCCGCCGGCGTCAACTTCCGGGACGCGCTGATCGCGCTGGGCATGTACCCCGGCGGCGCGACCTTCGCGGGCAGCGAGGGCGCGGGCGTCGTGGTCGAGGTCGGCGACGATGCCACCGGGTTGGCCGTGGGTGACAGGGTGTTCGGCCTGTTCGAGGGCGCGTTCGGTTCGCTGGCCGTGGCGGACTCCCGCATGGTGGCGGCCGTTCCCGACGAGTGGGGCTTCACGCAGGCGGCCTCGGTGCCGGTCGCGTTCCTCACGGCCTGGTACGGGTTGGTGGAGTTGGGTGGGTTGGTCGCGGGTGAGTCGGTGTTGGTGCACGCGGCGGCTGGTGGTGTGGGGATGGCGGCGGTGCAGGTGGCGCGGCATGTGGGGGCGGAGGTGTACGCGACGGCCAGCCCCGGCAAGCACGAGGTGTTGGAAGGGCTGGGGATCGACGCGGCGCACCGGGCCAACTCGCGTGAAGTGGGTTTCGAGGCGGCGGTTAGAGACGCCACGGGCGGCCGTGGCGTGGATGTGGTCCTGAACAGCCTGGCCGGTGAGTTCGTGGACGCGTCGCTGCGGCTGCTCGCCGACGGCGGCCGGTTCGTGGAGATGGGCAAGACCGACCTTCGTGACCCCGAGCGGCTCGCCGTGGACCACCCGGGCGTGCGCTACACCCCCTTCGACCTGCTTGCCGACGCGGGACCGGACCGCATCGCCGCCATGCTCGGCACCCTGCGCAAGCTGTTCGCCGACGGCGTGTTGGCCCCGTTGCCGTCGCGGGTGTGGCCGTTAGCGCGGGCGCGGCAGGCGTTGCGGCATCTGAGTCAGGCCAGGCACACGGGCAAGCTGGTGCTGGACGTGCCGGCAACCCTCGACCCCGAGGGCACCATCCTGATCACCGGCGGCACCGGCACCCTCGGCGCGCACGTCGCGGAGCACCTGGCGCGCACGGGGCGGGTTCGGCATCTGTTGCTGGTCAGCCGCAGTGGCCCGCAGGCACCGGGTGCGGGCGAACTGGTGGAGCGGTTGGCCTCCGCCGGTGCCTCGGCCCAGGTGGTGGCGGCCGACGTCACGGACCTGGCAACCGTCCAGGACCTCGTCACCGGCATCGACCCGGCCCACCCCCTCACCGGCGTCATCCACACCGCGGGCGTCCTCGACGACGCGATGTTCCCCTCCCAGGACGCGGAGCGACTGGCCCGCGTCTGGGACGCCAAGGCCACGGCCGCGGCCCACCTGCACGCCGCGGCCAGGGACCTGCGGCTGGGCATGTTCGTCCTCTTCTCCTCCTTCGCCTCCGCCCTGGGCACACCCGGGCAGGCCAACTACGCCGCCGCCAACGCCTTCTGTGACGCGCTGGCCGCCCACCGCAGGGCCATCGGGCTGCCGGGCCTCTCGCTCGCCTGGGGGCTGTGGGCCGACACCAGTGGGCTGACCGCCCGGCTCGCCGCCGCCGATTACGCCAGGATCGGCCGCCTCGGCATCAGGGCCAACAGCACCGAGCAGGGGTTGGCCATGCTGGACGCCGCCTGCGCGCACGGGCAGCCGCAGCTCCTCGCGCTCCGCCTGGACCGGCGGGCCCTGGCCGGCCAGCCGACCGAGGGGCTGCCGGCCCCGCTGCGGGCCCTGGCCGCGGCCGGCGCCGGCGCCCCGCGCCGGATCGCCGCCGCTGCCCACGGCTCCGCCGACCTGGCCGGCCAGCTCCGTGGACTGCCCGCCAGCGAACAGCACCGCACCCTGCTCGGCCTGGTCCGTACGCACGCCGCCACGGTCCTCGGGCACGCCGACTCCGGGACGGTGCAACCGGACACCTCCTTCAAGGAGTTGGGCTTCGACTCGCTGACCGCCGTGGAGCTACGTAACCGCCTGTCGGCCGCCACCGGCCTGCGGCTGCCCGCCGCCCTCGTCTTCGACCACCCCGAGCCCGCCGCGCTGGCTCGCCACCTGCTCGACCAACTCGACCTGGGCGGCGCGCCACCCACCTCCGGTGACACGGGCGGTCCGCTGTTCGCCGAACTCGCCCGACTGGAGGGCGCGTTGACCGGTGACGCTGTCGCTGGGTTGGACGCGGGCGCGGTCACGGCCCGCCTGGAGACGCTGCTGGCGAAGTGGAAGGCCAGGAGCGCCCCGGTCGAAGAGGAGGCCGCGGCGGACATGCTGCACACCGCGTCGGCGGACGAGTTGGTGAGCTTCATCGACAACGAACTTGGCCTGTCATGA